ACACCACCCGCAGGTTGGGCCATTCCCCCTCGAAATACCGTTCCACCCTCAGCCATGCCATGGTCCGTTTTTGCCGGGCCACATCCTCCCCCACCACGGGCACGTTATTTTCCGCCTGGCAGGCCATTACGCAGGCGCCGCACCCGTTGCACCGGTCCAGGTCTATCACCATCCCCCATTTGTGGGAGTTGTCGTGGCTATAGTTGAAAGACTCTACCCTCATAATCACCTCTCGGGTTGCCCGCCATCACAAACTCGGTTTTCCTTCCGGTTTTCGTTATCTTCGCCATGACGCCCCGCCAATTTGTGTCTTCAATGAGTTTCATCGCATTGGCTCCCCTGCCGCTGGCGTGTTTGCCGAATGATTCATGACCGTATCCGAATGGAATGGCCAGCGTGTCCGGCCCCACGCCGGGGTAAAGATAGGCCGGAACCTCCAGCGCGCCGTGGGGAGTTTCTATCTTTAGAATGTCTCCGTTGGAAACGCCAAGCTCCACGGCGGTTTTGGGGTTTATCTCCACCCAATGGCCCCAGCTTATTGTGCTCATGGGTTCCGGCATTTCCTGGAGCCATTGCATGTTCGCGGCCCCCCCGGCTCCAATGGGCATGGTTTGATATGGATGCAAATGGAAAGTATGGCCGGGTTTTGCTGAAAAAACCGGAGCCTCTATCGCAATGGGGCCGCTGTTCCGTGGCGTATGGGCCTGGGCTTGCGCATGGCTATTCACCTCCGGCCACCAGCCGCCCCTTTGAAGCAGATATTCCCAGGCTTCTTTCGCAGTAAGGGTTGATGGCGCTCCAGACCATTCATGGCGTAGCTTCTCCACGATCTTCATGACCATAGCCTCCTGGCTTTCCACCTCCACCGGCAGACCGGCCATTGCGGCGGCCCTGAGCAATGTGTCGCCGGGTTGGGCCGTTGAATAAAGCGGCCTCACCACCGGTTGCCGGGCGTTGAACACCGGAATTCCGCTTGGGGATATGGTTACCTGGGCCGACCATGATTCAAGGAAATGGTTGGAGGGCAGTACGATGTCCGCATGGCGGGTGGTGTCGTTCAGAAAACATCCGAAAACGGCCACGAACCCTGTTTTTTCCAGCGCTCCGGAACAATTCATGCCTCCAGGCAGGTTATGGGCCGGGTTGGTGTTTAATATCATTCCCAGCGACATCTCACCCCGGGCGGCTTTGGCGATGATTTCTTTCGTCGCGGAATAATCCGTGGCATTAGAGGGAACAGCCGCGAATTCCCTCATCTTACGGTAGATGGGCGGCTCTTCCCGCCACAGGCGCCGCGCGCCGGATAGATGACTCAAAATGCTGTTTAAGAAATCCACGGCTTCAAGCCCCTGCGTTCCGTTGGAGTGGGCCGTTACGTCGTCCCCCGCGATGGCGATGGCCGGGGCGTGATTGAAAAGCTGTGACGCTATTTCCAAAATCGTTTCGGTGGGGACGCCGCTTTTTTCCGAAGCGGATTCCACCGTTAATCCATCGAGCCGTTTCATCCATGAAAGCATGGTTGAATCTGTGGCGGCGTTTTCGTTTTGCGCCAGATGTATAAGCCTTGCGGCGATACCCAGGGCAAGCGTTCCTAACGAACCGTGTTTCGCGCTCACGAACCGGTCCGCCGAGGCGGCGGTCATGGATAACCGCGGCCCGGCGTATATCATCATCCCTCTTCTGGTGGGGTCGCCCCGGCGAAGCTGGCCATAAGCGTGGCCGAAATGCACTTGCGAGAAACCGTTTTCAAAAATATCCGCCCCAAGCAGAAGCGCGCAGGCGGCTTTGGATAGATCGAAATAAACAGGCGGGCCGTCCGCTGAAATTAGCTTGCCGCCAAGCACGGGAACCGCAAAATCATGCGAACCCAACTGTTGCAGAACCCGCGTGGCTATCATAGCCACCACGTCCGAATGGTCATCGGCCATCACGAAGGAGCCTTTTCCCCTTGCCTTTTCCATGTTTTCCGCCAGCAACCCCAGCGCCTCATCCCATGAGATAGGCGTGAAGATGTTGGAGCCTTTGGCGCCATCGCGTTTCAACGGGGTCTTTATTCGCTCAGGGTGGTACAGTTGCCAGACCGCCGCCTGGCCCATGGCGCAAACGCCGCCGTGGTTCACCGGGTGGGATGGATTGCCCTCGATTTTTTTCGCGCGGCCCGACACTGTGCGGACCATGATTCCGCAACCGGAGCCGCACATCCCGCACACGGTGTAATAGTATTCCCCCTCGACGGGGTTTATCCCTTCATCCGGCGGTGTTACGTAGGGGATGATGGATTGCGCCATCTGCCCGCACCCGCCGGTTATTCCCGCGGTGGCGATGGCCCCACCGATTTTCAGGAACGAACGTCTGTCCATAAATTCCTCATGTCAGGTGTGGCATGTCCAGCAATCGGTGGGGGCGTTTTTCCCCTGATGGCAATCCAGGCAGAACCCCATCTGGTGGGTTACGGCCTTGTAAGTGACCTCCATGGTCTCAACGGGGCCGTGGCACACGGCGCACTTTATATCTTTTGCGATATGCCGCTTGTGGTTGAACCATACGTGGTCTGGGAGTTTATATATCCTTATCCATTGGCCCGAGTCTTTGCTCTCGGCGAGGGTTTTGAGTTTTCGGACGGGCTCTTTTTTGATGGTCAGGTTTACATGGCAATTCATGCACTTGGTGAGTGGCGGAACCCCCGCGAATTCCGCCTTGGCGGCGTAGATGTGGCAATACTGGCAATCTATCTCCAGATCGCCGGCGTGAAGCTTGTGGGAAAACCGGATGGGTTGTTCGGGAGGGGAAAAAGAAGGGGGATAAACCGGCGCGTGGTATATAAAGCCCATAACCGCCGCCACGGCGAGCGCCCCGGCGAGGCCAGCTCCGGCAAGCCCACGGGCTATGGCGGACCTGGGCCTAAAACGGTAAAGAAACGCCCGGCGCCCCATGCTCAATCTCCCTCAAACAGCGTTACACCGCGAGAGCAAGCGCACATTTACGAAAATAGTATTAAATGTATATCAATGCAAGCTTCTTCTTGCGCCGCTACAATGGATGGGCTTTGCGGCTTGCAAAGGAGCGTGGCCTACTCTATGATTTTTTTAGTTACCAGGGGGATGTATGAAAACCATCAAGCTATTCGCGTTTCTGGCCCTGGCCTTCATATCCATGCTTTTCCCGGCCATCTCCGGCGCCGCGTCCAAAGTGGTGGCTGTCACCGTTAAAAAAACATCCATCCGGGCGGATAAACAGTTTTTTGCGCCCACCGTGGCGGAAGCGGTTTACAAGGACCGGCTGGAAGTTCTGGAGGAAAGCGGCGGATGGATAAAGGTCGCTTTCTCCGGCAAGAACGGTTGGATACATAAATCCGCCGTGGGGATGGAGGTTAAGGACAAAGGCCCCTCTCTTTTCGGCGGGGATGACGCCTCCAAGGTTTCCCAGGAAGAGGTGGCCCTGGCCGGTAAGGGATTCAACTCCCAGGTGGAGAGCGAGTATAAGAAAAAGAACCCATCGCTGGATTTCGCCGCCGTGGACAGGATGGAGAAGATAACGGTGGAGGATTCCAAAGTTGCCGCCTTCGTGAAGGATGGCAAACTCGCTTCCAGGGAGACGGGCAAATGAAAAAATTTAATTTGCGCCCGCTAGCAGGCATTTTCGCTGTTGGATTGGCCCTGTTATTGGCAGGCCCGGCGGATTCCCAGGACTGGGGAAGCATCATTATGAAAGGGCTGGAGAAGAAAGACGCCATAATCAAGACCGCCACGGCCCTTCGCAAAGGTTTCTCCGAGCTTACGGAGGAGGAGGAATATTACATTGGCCGGTCGGTGGCGGCGAAAATCCTTAGCCAGTACAAACCGGTGGATGACAAGAGACGGACGGGTTACATAAACACCCTTGGGCAAACGCTGGCGCGGTTCTCCACCCAGCCGGAAACTTTCGGCGGCTACCATTTCATGCTGATAAATAGCGGCGAGATAAACGCTTTTGCGGCGCCGGGCGGGTTCATTTTCATCACCACGGGGCTTTATTCGCGGGTGAAGTCCGAGGAACAGCTGGCGGCGGTGCTGGCGCATGAAATTAGTCATGTGACGCTCAAACACGGGTTGTCGGCCATTAAATCCTCTCGCCTCACCGAGGCGTTCACCATAATCGGGACCGAGGCGGTGAAAGAATATTCCTCGGCGGAGGTGGCCCAGCTTACCGCCGCGTTCGAGGGGACCATAGATGACATCGTGAACAAGATGGTGGTGAACGGATATTCCCGCTCGCAGGAGTTTGAGGCCGATGAGGAGGCGTTGAAAACAACATGGAAGGCTGGCTACAACCCGGCGGGGCTGGCGCAGTTTCTTGCTAC
This DNA window, taken from Nitrospinota bacterium, encodes the following:
- a CDS encoding molybdopterin-dependent oxidoreductase; its protein translation is MDRRSFLKIGGAIATAGITGGCGQMAQSIIPYVTPPDEGINPVEGEYYYTVCGMCGSGCGIMVRTVSGRAKKIEGNPSHPVNHGGVCAMGQAAVWQLYHPERIKTPLKRDGAKGSNIFTPISWDEALGLLAENMEKARGKGSFVMADDHSDVVAMIATRVLQQLGSHDFAVPVLGGKLISADGPPVYFDLSKAACALLLGADIFENGFSQVHFGHAYGQLRRGDPTRRGMMIYAGPRLSMTAASADRFVSAKHGSLGTLALGIAARLIHLAQNENAATDSTMLSWMKRLDGLTVESASEKSGVPTETILEIASQLFNHAPAIAIAGDDVTAHSNGTQGLEAVDFLNSILSHLSGARRLWREEPPIYRKMREFAAVPSNATDYSATKEIIAKAARGEMSLGMILNTNPAHNLPGGMNCSGALEKTGFVAVFGCFLNDTTRHADIVLPSNHFLESWSAQVTISPSGIPVFNARQPVVRPLYSTAQPGDTLLRAAAMAGLPVEVESQEAMVMKIVEKLRHEWSGAPSTLTAKEAWEYLLQRGGWWPEVNSHAQAQAHTPRNSGPIAIEAPVFSAKPGHTFHLHPYQTMPIGAGGAANMQWLQEMPEPMSTISWGHWVEINPKTAVELGVSNGDILKIETPHGALEVPAYLYPGVGPDTLAIPFGYGHESFGKHASGRGANAMKLIEDTNWRGVMAKITKTGRKTEFVMAGNPRGDYEGRVFQL
- a CDS encoding cytochrome c3 family protein, whose product is MGRRAFLYRFRPRSAIARGLAGAGLAGALAVAAVMGFIYHAPVYPPSFSPPEQPIRFSHKLHAGDLEIDCQYCHIYAAKAEFAGVPPLTKCMNCHVNLTIKKEPVRKLKTLAESKDSGQWIRIYKLPDHVWFNHKRHIAKDIKCAVCHGPVETMEVTYKAVTHQMGFCLDCHQGKNAPTDCWTCHT
- a CDS encoding M48 family metalloprotease, with protein sequence MKKFNLRPLAGIFAVGLALLLAGPADSQDWGSIIMKGLEKKDAIIKTATALRKGFSELTEEEEYYIGRSVAAKILSQYKPVDDKRRTGYINTLGQTLARFSTQPETFGGYHFMLINSGEINAFAAPGGFIFITTGLYSRVKSEEQLAAVLAHEISHVTLKHGLSAIKSSRLTEAFTIIGTEAVKEYSSAEVAQLTAAFEGTIDDIVNKMVVNGYSRSQEFEADEEALKTTWKAGYNPAGLAQFLATLAEEAKGAGETGFYKTHPPAADRLASCEKLIKKNKYEAVDEPAREQRFKAFAAK